From Hirundo rustica isolate bHirRus1 chromosome 1, bHirRus1.pri.v3, whole genome shotgun sequence, a single genomic window includes:
- the NKTR gene encoding NK-tumor recognition protein isoform X2 codes for MGVQDRPQCFFEIEINREPVGRIMFQLFSDICPKTCKNFLCLCSGEKGIGKTTGKKLCYKGTTFHRVVKNFMIQGGDFSEGNGKGGESIYGGYFKDENFILKHDRAFLLSMANRGKHTNGSQFFITTKPAPHLDGVHVVFGLVISGFEVIEQIENLKTDTASRPYADVRVIDCGVLVTRSAKDALEKRKKVCSDSEASESSSSASSSSESSSESEAENDRSRRRKRKRRTKTKQSRKRRKEERKKEDPRCKRTSSQRRLSDKSDVADKVDLSAKRDKPVVRPEEIPPVPENRFLLRRDVPVVNVEPEPKLLDAAPVLTDQKPSVSKSGRKIKGRGTIRYHTPPRSRSCSESDDEESSETPPHWKEEMQRLRTYRAPSGEKWSKGDKLSDPCTSRWDERSASRRSRSWSHNGYADLSAVRYSSHHKKHRKEKKKVKHKKKSKKQKHFKRHKQTKKKKTSASSDVESSHSFHRRTKSSCDRERKSRSSSLSSRRSSRRDWSKSDKEDQSLSSLSSRGSRSYYRSRSRSRSKSRSYSRRSSRSRSASKSSRSRSRSRSSSNPRQQKTVPNSPRNISARLNDTKLTKAAEPVRAVILPSDKVIVPPVVPENLPVIPLSDSPPPSRWKPGQKPWKPSYERIQEMKAKTTHLIPTQTNYNLVVVKEANATSSSYRKQERSSESDRSGYSKGRSDRSSESWQRSRSRSSRSRSYSRSYSRSRSPSSSRTKSPSSGRSPSPSKYRSDRSGYSESTSDYSLSDEDRHRNKRKSASSDPKARGLKLRQETSSESTLPYKHPKDYDESSQGLKESDSFSSSDFSSDSERSAKAKVVQEKEGRFPLEGDAEKQGKNNLSSERREEKAKGERDSDHSKKKAAKEKCSEQPRGGAKTKRKSYSGSKWDSESNSERGDAKHNRGDSRPSSGKEEGEATSGSDTELSVTKRIKKRSNSSEGFLGSDCTWKTSKQLSSSESESSCSSSADARGKSKKHKHGLKKTPKKSHSKKAKEKSKGKKEKKHKVQKRKEMFHWQPPLEFGEEEDDEISEKPVTKDDKKEKQLSRDIKDKKQVYEKDEIVTDKVGNGEKPCVNENLLDKNTTCGASPDRSNLNKEPIETSTSTGILNSGINVASCKSEIKQAEENNQNGLEDVIQRDDYMEICTPDRNSPGKVDVDVLSPVILAAKPLSADVKEELQVETPEQDAVKLGNNIRDFINIEEETGRQENNSAPVSGAKDCSLKSEICENIQSNMIDNKWKPLQGVGNLKPTTISTTTEVKNVASAPEPKPAGLRIEIKAKNKVRPGSLFDEVRKTARLNRRPRNQESSSEEESPSRDDNSPSRSLSRSRSKSESKSRHRTRSISYSHSRSRSRSSTYSYRSRSYSRSWSRGWYSSDRSRSRSSSYHSYKSRSRSYSRSRSRSSSYGHHSRSSRSYTYDSYYSRSRSRSKRSDSYRRSRSYDRRSRSYGSDSDSDRSYSNNRSPSESSRYS; via the exons AACAACAAAACCCGCTCCTCATCTCGATGG TGTTCACGTTGTCTTTGGACTGGTTATCTCTGGGTTTGAAGTCATAGAACAGATAGAAAATCTCAAAACCGATACCGCGAGCAGGCCCTACGCAGACGTCCGAGTCATTGACTGCGGGGTGCTGGTCACCAGGTCAGCTAAGGATG CtttggagaagaggaagaaagtttGCTCTGACTCAGAAGCCTCAGAGTCCTCCTCCAGTGCATCCAGCTCTTCAGAATCCTCATCTGAGAGTGAGGCTGAGAatgacaggagcaggaggagaaagaggaaaagaagaactAAAACCAAACAGTCCAGGAAAcgaaggaaggaggaaaggaagaaagaggatcCAAGGTGCAAGCGAACCTCAAGCCAAAGACG CCTTTCCGACAAGAGCGATGTTGCAGACAAAGTCGACCTTAGCGCAAAGCGGGACAAGCCCGTGGTACGTCCTGAAGAAATCCCCCCAGTGcctgaaaatagatttttgcTCAGAAGAGATGTGCCTGTTGTCAATGTAGAGCCTGAACC GAAGCTTCTTGATGCTGCACCAGTTCTGACTGACCAGAAACCATCTGTCTCTAAATCTGGACgaaaaattaaaggaagagGCACAATA CGCTATCACACCCCGCCGCGGTCCCGCTCCTGCTCCGAGTCCGACGATGAGGAGAGCAGCGAGACCCCTCCCCACTGGAAGGAGGAGATGCAGAGGCTGCGCACGTACCGAGCACCCAGCGGGGAGAAGTGGAGCAAAGGAGACAA GTTGAGTGACCCATGTACAAGCAGATGGGATGAGAGAAGTGCATCCAGGAGATCCAGGTCTTGGTCCCATAACGGTTATGCTGATCTAAGCGCCGTGAGATACTCCAGCCACCACAAGAAgcacaggaaagagaagaagaaggtgaagcataaaaagaaatctaaaaagcAGAAGCATTTCAAGAGGCACAAGCAAAcgaagaaaaagaaaacatcagctTCCTCAGATGTAGAATCCTCTCATTCCTTCCACAGGAGGACAAAATCATCTTGTGATCGTGAGAGGAAATCTCGTTCTTCCTCATTGTCTTCCAGGCGTTCATCCAGGAGAGACTGGTCTAAATCTGATAAGGAAGACCAGAGCTTGTCATCTCTATCAAGCAGAGGGTCTCGATCTTACTACAGGTCCAGATCCAGGTCTAGATCTAAATCAAGATCTTACTCCAGAAGAAGTTCTAGATCGAGATCAGCCTCCAAATCATCGCGATCTCGAAGTAGGTCACGATCGAGTTCTAACCCCAGGCAGCAAAAGACTGTTCCCAATTCTCCACGAAATATTTCAGCACGGTTAAATGACACTAAGTTGACCAAGGCTGCTGAGCCTGTCCGAGCAGTGATACTGCCCAGTGACAAGGTTATCGTGCCACCAGTTGTCCCAGAAAACCTCCCTGTCATTCCCTTAAGTGACAGTCCCCCACCTTCGAGGTGGAAACCTGGGCAGAAACCTTGGAAGCCATCGTATGAGCGAATTCAGGAGATGAAAGCTAAAACAACCCACTTAATTCCCACCCAGACTAATTACAATTTAGTGGTCGTTAAGGAGGCCAACGCTACTTCTTCCTCCTATCGcaagcaggagaggagctccGAGAGCGACCGGAGCGGTTATTCCAAAGGCCGCAGTGACAGGAGCTcagagagctggcagaggtCCAGGAGCAGGTCCTCTCGAAGCCGGTCGTACTCTAGATCTTACTCAAGGTCTAGAAGCCCATCAAGCTCGAGGACAAAATCTCCTTCTTCTGGCAGATCACCGTCCCCGAGTAAATACCGCAGTGACAGGTCAGGCTACAGCGAGTCCACGTCCGACTATTCCCTCAGCGATGAGGACAGgcacagaaacaaaaggaaatccGCATCCAGTGACCCCAAAGCTCGGGGCCTCAAACTGAGGCAGGAAACGAGTTCTGAAAGCACTTTGCCTTACAAGCATCCAAAGGACTATGACGAGTCTTCCCAAGGCTTGAAGGAGAGTGACAGCTTCTCATCCTCAGACTTCTCCTCCGACAGCGAGCGCTCTGCCAAAGCCAAAGTGGTCCAAGAAAAAGAAGGCCGCTTCCCATTAGAAGGGGATGCTGAGAAACAGGGTAAAAATAACTTAAGCTCTGAGAGACGGGAGGAGAAAGCCAAGGGTGAGCGGGATTCTGATCACTCTAAAAAGAAAGCAGCTAAGGAGAAATGCTCGGAGCAACCCAGAGGTGGTGCCAAGACGAAACGCAAATCTTACTCAGGTAGCAAATGGGACTCGGAGTCGAATTCCGAAAGAGGAGATGCAAAGCATAACAGGGGGGATTCCAGACCCTCCTCTGGGAAAGAGGAAGGTGAGGCCACCTCAGGGTCTGATACGGAGCTTAGTGTTACCAAAAGGATCAAAAAACGGTCCAATTCCTCAGAGGGCTTCTTGGGTTCTGACTGCACGTGGAAGACAAGCAAACAGTTGTCGTCTTCTGAATCTGAGAGTTCTTGTTCCAGCTCAGCAGACGCTCGAGGCAAgtcaaaaaaacacaaacatggGTTGAAAAAGACTCCTAAAAAATCACATTccaaaaaagcaaaggaaaaatcgaaaggcaaaaaggagaaaaaacacaaagtccagaaaagaaaagaaatgtttcattgGCAGCCCCCCCTTGAGTTCGGGGAAGAAGAGGACGATGAGATAAGTGAAAAGCCGGTTACCAAGgatgataaaaaagaaaagcagcttagCAGGGACATAAAGGATAAAAAACAAGTTTATGAAAAGGATGAAATAGTCACAGATAAAGTGGGAAATGGTGAAAAGCCATGTGTGAATGAAAACCTTTTAGATAAAAACACCACATGTGGGGCCTCGCCGGATCGCAGCAACCTTAATAAAGAGCCCATTGAAACAAGCACTTCAACCGGTATTTTAAACTCAGGAATAAACGTGGCTTCCTGCAAGAGTGAGATTAAacaagctgaagaaaataaccAGAATGGGCTGGAAGATGTTATTCAGAGAGATGACTACATGGAGATCTGTACTCCGGATCGTAACTCGCCAGGGAAGGTGGATGTGGATGTTTTGTCTCCTGTCATTCTCGCTGCTAAACCTTTAAGTGCTGATGTAAAAGAAGAGTTACAGGTTGAGACCCCAGAGCAAGATGCTGTCAAACTGGGAAACAACATAAGAGACTTTATTAATATTGAAGAAGAAACGGGAAGGCAAGAAAATAACTCTGCCCCTGTGTCTGGTGCTAAAGACTGTagtttaaaaagtgaaatttgtGAAAATATACAGAGCAATATGATAGACAATAAATGGAAGCCTTTGCAAGGTGTTGGTAACTTAAAACCAACAACAATTAGTACGACCACAGAAGTTAAAAACGTAGCATCAGCACCAGAGCCGAAACCAGCAGGTTTAAGaattgaaataaaagcaaaaaataaagtaaGGCCTGGGTCTCTTTTTGATGAAGTGAGGAAAACAGCCCGGCTAAATCGTCGGCCGAGGAACCAAGAAAGTTCCAGTGAGGAGGAATCTCCAAGCAGAGATGACAACAGCCCTTCCAGGAGTCTCAGCAGGTCACGGAGTAAATCTGAGTCTAAGTCCAGACACAGAACAAGGTCCATATCCTACAGTCACTCGAGAAGTCGATCCCGAAGTTCTACGTACTCATATAG GTCCAGGAGCTACTCGAGGAGCTGGAGCCGGGGCTGGTACAGCAGCGATCGCTCCAGGAGTCGCAGTAGCTCCTACCACAGTTACAAGAGCCGTAG TCGGAGCTATAGCAGGAGCCGGTCCAGGAGCAGTTCCTATGGTCACCACAGTCGATCCAG CAGGTCCTACACCTACGACAGTTACTACAGCAGGAGTCGGAGCAGGAGCAAGAGGAGCGACAGCTACCGGAGATCTCGGAGTTATGACCGGAGATCCAG GTCCTACGGCTCCGACAGCGACAGCGATCGCAGCTACTCCAACAACAGGAGCCCCAGTGAGAGCAGCAGATACAGCTGA
- the NKTR gene encoding NK-tumor recognition protein isoform X3, translating into MGVQDRPQCFFEIEINREPVGRIMFQLFSDICPKTCKNFLCLCSGEKGIGKTTGKKLCYKGTTFHRVVKNFMIQGGDFSEGNGKGGESIYGGYFKDENFILKHDRAFLLSMANRGKHTNGSQFFITTKPAPHLDGVHVVFGLVISGFEVIEQIENLKTDTASRPYADVRVIDCGVLVTRSAKDALEKRKKVCSDSEASESSSSASSSSESSSESEAENDRSRRRKRKRRTKTKQSRKRRKEERKKEDPRCKRTSSQRRSLSDKSDVADKVDLSAKRDKPVVRPEEIPPVPENRFLLRRDVPVVNVEPEPKLLDAAPVLTDQKPSVSKSGRKIKGRGTIRYHTPPRSRSCSESDDEESSETPPHWKEEMQRLRTYRAPSGEKWSKGDKLSDPCTSRWDERSASRRSRSWSHNGYADLSAVRYSSHHKKHRKEKKKVKHKKKSKKQKHFKRHKQTKKKKTSASSDVESSHSFHRRTKSSCDRERKSRSSSLSSRRSSRRDWSKSDKEDQSLSSLSSRGSRSYYRSRSRSRSKSRSYSRRSSRSRSASKSSRSRSRSRSSSNPRQQKTVPNSPRNISARLNDTKLTKAAEPVRAVILPSDKVIVPPVVPENLPVIPLSDSPPPSRWKPGQKPWKPSYERIQEMKAKTTHLIPTQTNYNLVVVKEANATSSSYRKQERSSESDRSGYSKGRSDRSSESWQRSRSRSSRSRSYSRSYSRSRSPSSSRTKSPSSGRSPSPSKYRSDRSGYSESTSDYSLSDEDRHRNKRKSASSDPKARGLKLRQETSSESTLPYKHPKDYDESSQGLKESDSFSSSDFSSDSERSAKAKVVQEKEGRFPLEGDAEKQGKNNLSSERREEKAKGERDSDHSKKKAAKEKCSEQPRGGAKTKRKSYSGSKWDSESNSERGDAKHNRGDSRPSSGKEEGEATSGSDTELSVTKRIKKRSNSSEGFLGSDCTWKTSKQLSSSESESSCSSSADARGKSKKHKHGLKKTPKKSHSKKAKEKSKGKKEKKHKVQKRKEMFHWQPPLEFGEEEDDEISEKPVTKDDKKEKQLSRDIKDKKQVYEKDEIVTDKVGNGEKPCVNENLLDKNTTCGASPDRSNLNKEPIETSTSTGILNSGINVASCKSEIKQAEENNQNGLEDVIQRDDYMEICTPDRNSPGKVDVDVLSPVILAAKPLSADVKEELQVETPEQDAVKLGNNIRDFINIEEETGRQENNSAPVSGAKDCSLKSEICENIQSNMIDNKWKPLQGVGNLKPTTISTTTEVKNVASAPEPKPAGLRIEIKAKNKVRPGSLFDEVRKTARLNRRPRNQESSSEEESPSRDDNSPSRSLSRSRSKSESKSRHRTRSISYSHSRSRSRSSTYSYRSRSYSRSWSRGWYSSDRSRSRSSSYHSYKSRSRSYSRSRSRSSSYGHHSRSRSYTYDSYYSRSRSRSKRSDSYRRSRSYDRRSRSYGSDSDSDRSYSNNRSPSESSRYS; encoded by the exons AACAACAAAACCCGCTCCTCATCTCGATGG TGTTCACGTTGTCTTTGGACTGGTTATCTCTGGGTTTGAAGTCATAGAACAGATAGAAAATCTCAAAACCGATACCGCGAGCAGGCCCTACGCAGACGTCCGAGTCATTGACTGCGGGGTGCTGGTCACCAGGTCAGCTAAGGATG CtttggagaagaggaagaaagtttGCTCTGACTCAGAAGCCTCAGAGTCCTCCTCCAGTGCATCCAGCTCTTCAGAATCCTCATCTGAGAGTGAGGCTGAGAatgacaggagcaggaggagaaagaggaaaagaagaactAAAACCAAACAGTCCAGGAAAcgaaggaaggaggaaaggaagaaagaggatcCAAGGTGCAAGCGAACCTCAAGCCAAAGACG CAGCCTTTCCGACAAGAGCGATGTTGCAGACAAAGTCGACCTTAGCGCAAAGCGGGACAAGCCCGTGGTACGTCCTGAAGAAATCCCCCCAGTGcctgaaaatagatttttgcTCAGAAGAGATGTGCCTGTTGTCAATGTAGAGCCTGAACC GAAGCTTCTTGATGCTGCACCAGTTCTGACTGACCAGAAACCATCTGTCTCTAAATCTGGACgaaaaattaaaggaagagGCACAATA CGCTATCACACCCCGCCGCGGTCCCGCTCCTGCTCCGAGTCCGACGATGAGGAGAGCAGCGAGACCCCTCCCCACTGGAAGGAGGAGATGCAGAGGCTGCGCACGTACCGAGCACCCAGCGGGGAGAAGTGGAGCAAAGGAGACAA GTTGAGTGACCCATGTACAAGCAGATGGGATGAGAGAAGTGCATCCAGGAGATCCAGGTCTTGGTCCCATAACGGTTATGCTGATCTAAGCGCCGTGAGATACTCCAGCCACCACAAGAAgcacaggaaagagaagaagaaggtgaagcataaaaagaaatctaaaaagcAGAAGCATTTCAAGAGGCACAAGCAAAcgaagaaaaagaaaacatcagctTCCTCAGATGTAGAATCCTCTCATTCCTTCCACAGGAGGACAAAATCATCTTGTGATCGTGAGAGGAAATCTCGTTCTTCCTCATTGTCTTCCAGGCGTTCATCCAGGAGAGACTGGTCTAAATCTGATAAGGAAGACCAGAGCTTGTCATCTCTATCAAGCAGAGGGTCTCGATCTTACTACAGGTCCAGATCCAGGTCTAGATCTAAATCAAGATCTTACTCCAGAAGAAGTTCTAGATCGAGATCAGCCTCCAAATCATCGCGATCTCGAAGTAGGTCACGATCGAGTTCTAACCCCAGGCAGCAAAAGACTGTTCCCAATTCTCCACGAAATATTTCAGCACGGTTAAATGACACTAAGTTGACCAAGGCTGCTGAGCCTGTCCGAGCAGTGATACTGCCCAGTGACAAGGTTATCGTGCCACCAGTTGTCCCAGAAAACCTCCCTGTCATTCCCTTAAGTGACAGTCCCCCACCTTCGAGGTGGAAACCTGGGCAGAAACCTTGGAAGCCATCGTATGAGCGAATTCAGGAGATGAAAGCTAAAACAACCCACTTAATTCCCACCCAGACTAATTACAATTTAGTGGTCGTTAAGGAGGCCAACGCTACTTCTTCCTCCTATCGcaagcaggagaggagctccGAGAGCGACCGGAGCGGTTATTCCAAAGGCCGCAGTGACAGGAGCTcagagagctggcagaggtCCAGGAGCAGGTCCTCTCGAAGCCGGTCGTACTCTAGATCTTACTCAAGGTCTAGAAGCCCATCAAGCTCGAGGACAAAATCTCCTTCTTCTGGCAGATCACCGTCCCCGAGTAAATACCGCAGTGACAGGTCAGGCTACAGCGAGTCCACGTCCGACTATTCCCTCAGCGATGAGGACAGgcacagaaacaaaaggaaatccGCATCCAGTGACCCCAAAGCTCGGGGCCTCAAACTGAGGCAGGAAACGAGTTCTGAAAGCACTTTGCCTTACAAGCATCCAAAGGACTATGACGAGTCTTCCCAAGGCTTGAAGGAGAGTGACAGCTTCTCATCCTCAGACTTCTCCTCCGACAGCGAGCGCTCTGCCAAAGCCAAAGTGGTCCAAGAAAAAGAAGGCCGCTTCCCATTAGAAGGGGATGCTGAGAAACAGGGTAAAAATAACTTAAGCTCTGAGAGACGGGAGGAGAAAGCCAAGGGTGAGCGGGATTCTGATCACTCTAAAAAGAAAGCAGCTAAGGAGAAATGCTCGGAGCAACCCAGAGGTGGTGCCAAGACGAAACGCAAATCTTACTCAGGTAGCAAATGGGACTCGGAGTCGAATTCCGAAAGAGGAGATGCAAAGCATAACAGGGGGGATTCCAGACCCTCCTCTGGGAAAGAGGAAGGTGAGGCCACCTCAGGGTCTGATACGGAGCTTAGTGTTACCAAAAGGATCAAAAAACGGTCCAATTCCTCAGAGGGCTTCTTGGGTTCTGACTGCACGTGGAAGACAAGCAAACAGTTGTCGTCTTCTGAATCTGAGAGTTCTTGTTCCAGCTCAGCAGACGCTCGAGGCAAgtcaaaaaaacacaaacatggGTTGAAAAAGACTCCTAAAAAATCACATTccaaaaaagcaaaggaaaaatcgaaaggcaaaaaggagaaaaaacacaaagtccagaaaagaaaagaaatgtttcattgGCAGCCCCCCCTTGAGTTCGGGGAAGAAGAGGACGATGAGATAAGTGAAAAGCCGGTTACCAAGgatgataaaaaagaaaagcagcttagCAGGGACATAAAGGATAAAAAACAAGTTTATGAAAAGGATGAAATAGTCACAGATAAAGTGGGAAATGGTGAAAAGCCATGTGTGAATGAAAACCTTTTAGATAAAAACACCACATGTGGGGCCTCGCCGGATCGCAGCAACCTTAATAAAGAGCCCATTGAAACAAGCACTTCAACCGGTATTTTAAACTCAGGAATAAACGTGGCTTCCTGCAAGAGTGAGATTAAacaagctgaagaaaataaccAGAATGGGCTGGAAGATGTTATTCAGAGAGATGACTACATGGAGATCTGTACTCCGGATCGTAACTCGCCAGGGAAGGTGGATGTGGATGTTTTGTCTCCTGTCATTCTCGCTGCTAAACCTTTAAGTGCTGATGTAAAAGAAGAGTTACAGGTTGAGACCCCAGAGCAAGATGCTGTCAAACTGGGAAACAACATAAGAGACTTTATTAATATTGAAGAAGAAACGGGAAGGCAAGAAAATAACTCTGCCCCTGTGTCTGGTGCTAAAGACTGTagtttaaaaagtgaaatttgtGAAAATATACAGAGCAATATGATAGACAATAAATGGAAGCCTTTGCAAGGTGTTGGTAACTTAAAACCAACAACAATTAGTACGACCACAGAAGTTAAAAACGTAGCATCAGCACCAGAGCCGAAACCAGCAGGTTTAAGaattgaaataaaagcaaaaaataaagtaaGGCCTGGGTCTCTTTTTGATGAAGTGAGGAAAACAGCCCGGCTAAATCGTCGGCCGAGGAACCAAGAAAGTTCCAGTGAGGAGGAATCTCCAAGCAGAGATGACAACAGCCCTTCCAGGAGTCTCAGCAGGTCACGGAGTAAATCTGAGTCTAAGTCCAGACACAGAACAAGGTCCATATCCTACAGTCACTCGAGAAGTCGATCCCGAAGTTCTACGTACTCATATAG GTCCAGGAGCTACTCGAGGAGCTGGAGCCGGGGCTGGTACAGCAGCGATCGCTCCAGGAGTCGCAGTAGCTCCTACCACAGTTACAAGAGCCGTAG TCGGAGCTATAGCAGGAGCCGGTCCAGGAGCAGTTCCTATGGTCACCACAGTCGATCCAG GTCCTACACCTACGACAGTTACTACAGCAGGAGTCGGAGCAGGAGCAAGAGGAGCGACAGCTACCGGAGATCTCGGAGTTATGACCGGAGATCCAG GTCCTACGGCTCCGACAGCGACAGCGATCGCAGCTACTCCAACAACAGGAGCCCCAGTGAGAGCAGCAGATACAGCTGA